The bacterium region AGGAGACTTCAGAGAAGATTCATAAAATTGGGACAACAGGTCGTGGGGTGGGTCCGGCATATACAGATAAGATTAACCGATGTGGAATAAAGGTAATTGATTTATTTGATGAGGATATATTTGAGGAAAAACTACAAATAAATCTTGTCCAGAAAGGAAATAAATTTGACCTCACCAGCATTAAAAATGAATATTTGGGCTATGCGAAGGAACTTAAGAAGTATGTGAAAAACACAAGTCTTTTTTTGAATGAGGCAATAAAAAACGACAAAAACATTTTATTTGAAGGGGCACAAGGGACATTACTTGATGTTGACCATGGAACTTATCCTTATGTAACTTCATCTAATGCTACGGCAGGCGGGGCGTGTACGGGAACAGGCGTCGGACCAACTAAAATAGACAGGGTAATAGGCGTGATGAAGGCCTATTCAACCCGGGTAGGTGAAGGACCATTTCCAACAGAACTGCCGTCTGAACTGGGTGAGGCGATAAGAATAAAAGGGCGCGAATACGGCGCCACAACTAATAGACCACGAAGATGTGGTTGGCTTGATACAGTTGCTTTAAAATATGCCGTCAGAATTAATGGGATAGATAGTTTAGCCATCACTAAGTTAGATGTCTTAAATGAGCTGGAAACAATAAAGATGTGTATTGGGTATGAGTATCAAGGCCAAATAATTAAAGAGTTTCCAAAATCATTAAAAGTCCTGCGTGAGTGCCAACCAATTTATGAAGAATTACCAGGCTGGCA contains the following coding sequences:
- a CDS encoding adenylosuccinate synthase; the protein is MSNIIVVGVQWGDEGKGKVIDFLSEKADIIVRYQGGNNAGHTVIVNGEKFVLHLIPSGILHPDKICIIGQGVVFNPKAFFQEIESLKERNVAINDDLLYISEDTHLIMPYHLSVEETSEKIHKIGTTGRGVGPAYTDKINRCGIKVIDLFDEDIFEEKLQINLVQKGNKFDLTSIKNEYLGYAKELKKYVKNTSLFLNEAIKNDKNILFEGAQGTLLDVDHGTYPYVTSSNATAGGACTGTGVGPTKIDRVIGVMKAYSTRVGEGPFPTELPSELGEAIRIKGREYGATTNRPRRCGWLDTVALKYAVRINGIDSLAITKLDVLNELETIKMCIGYEYQGQIIKEFPKSLKVLRECQPIYEELPGWQKEISHIRSYNDLPEQLKDYLARINEIIEVKFKFISVGPQRDQTILLDSFFVGR